In the Oligoflexus sp. genome, one interval contains:
- a CDS encoding MAPEG family protein, whose product MTTILVPVLALCVWTFVLWFWMYMTRLPAMRKARIDARKIKRKHELDGLPVGVQQIADNYNHLHEQPTVFYALAFYSHLVGVADSLNIQLAWGYVLLRVIHSLIQCTSNYVPLRFMVFTAGSLVLMAIAMRNVLALFA is encoded by the coding sequence ATGACGACAATTCTGGTTCCGGTTCTGGCGCTCTGTGTGTGGACGTTTGTGCTCTGGTTTTGGATGTATATGACGCGACTGCCGGCGATGCGGAAGGCGCGCATAGATGCCCGCAAAATCAAAAGGAAGCATGAACTGGATGGGTTGCCCGTCGGGGTGCAGCAGATCGCGGACAACTACAATCACCTGCATGAGCAGCCCACGGTGTTTTACGCCCTGGCTTTTTACAGTCACCTCGTCGGCGTTGCGGACAGCCTGAACATACAACTGGCCTGGGGCTATGTGCTCCTGCGGGTCATTCATTCTCTGATTCAATGCACAAGCAATTACGTTCCGCTGCGCTTTATGGTCTTCACAGCGGGATCTCTCGTCCTCATGGCGATCGCTATGCGTAATGTGCTGGCGCTTTTCGCTTAA
- a CDS encoding aldehyde dehydrogenase family protein, giving the protein MGMIGTVNAAARKFLSQPHQLLIDGQWVASVGGQNFSVENPANGDTISQVAKGEAPDVDLAVRAARAAFEGPWSKISASDRGRLLWKIADLIEQNADELAQLESLDNGKPMTVARAADVPLAADIFRYMAGWTTKIAGKTFPLSVPYTPGAEYFAYTSKEPVGVVGQIIPWNFPLLMASWKLAPALAAGCTVILKPAEQTPLTALRLAQLITEAGLPKGVVNVVTGFGDAGAHLAQHPLVDKVAFTGSTEVGRLIVAAAAGNLKKVTLELGGKSPNIIFDDADLDLAIPGAANAIFFNHGQCCCAGSRLFIHDKVYDKVLDGIAKIAGSIQLGEGLDPATQMGPLVSREQLDRVCSYVKSGVDAGARVVAGGQSLGRSGYFMQPTILADTRSDMKVVREEIFGPVVVALRFHDDEDLLRQANDSEYGLAAGIWTRDVKKAHQVSARLRAGTTWINCYNIFDAALPFGGYKQSGWGREMGEEALNLYLETKSVCLLK; this is encoded by the coding sequence ATGGGAATGATCGGAACAGTCAACGCAGCCGCTCGCAAATTTCTGAGTCAACCGCATCAGCTTTTGATCGATGGCCAATGGGTCGCTTCGGTCGGGGGGCAGAACTTTTCCGTGGAAAATCCCGCCAATGGAGATACGATCAGCCAGGTTGCAAAAGGTGAGGCTCCCGATGTCGACCTTGCTGTTCGCGCGGCCCGTGCGGCTTTCGAAGGGCCCTGGTCGAAGATTTCAGCCAGCGATCGCGGTCGTCTGCTTTGGAAGATCGCCGATCTGATCGAGCAGAACGCCGATGAGCTGGCCCAGCTGGAATCCTTGGACAATGGCAAACCCATGACCGTAGCGCGGGCTGCGGATGTACCGCTGGCTGCGGATATCTTCCGCTATATGGCGGGCTGGACCACGAAAATCGCGGGCAAGACCTTTCCCCTCTCGGTGCCGTATACCCCCGGTGCGGAATATTTTGCGTACACCAGCAAAGAACCTGTCGGTGTCGTGGGCCAGATCATACCCTGGAATTTCCCGCTTTTGATGGCGTCGTGGAAACTGGCTCCGGCTTTGGCTGCTGGCTGCACCGTGATTTTGAAACCGGCGGAGCAAACACCTCTCACCGCTTTGCGTTTGGCTCAGCTGATCACCGAAGCGGGTCTGCCCAAGGGTGTGGTGAACGTCGTCACAGGCTTCGGTGATGCCGGTGCGCATCTCGCGCAGCATCCTTTGGTGGATAAGGTCGCCTTTACCGGCTCGACCGAAGTGGGGCGTTTGATCGTGGCCGCTGCGGCTGGCAACCTGAAAAAGGTTACGCTGGAGCTGGGTGGAAAATCGCCGAACATTATTTTTGATGATGCGGATCTGGATTTGGCGATTCCCGGCGCGGCGAATGCCATATTCTTTAATCATGGACAGTGCTGCTGCGCAGGTTCACGTCTTTTCATCCATGATAAAGTCTATGACAAAGTCCTGGATGGCATTGCGAAAATCGCTGGCTCCATTCAATTGGGTGAAGGGCTTGATCCCGCGACACAGATGGGACCTTTGGTTTCCCGGGAACAGCTCGATCGCGTGTGCTCCTATGTGAAGTCCGGTGTGGATGCCGGCGCGCGGGTCGTGGCGGGTGGTCAGAGTCTTGGGCGCTCGGGTTACTTCATGCAGCCGACCATCCTTGCGGATACGCGGAGTGATATGAAGGTCGTGCGCGAAGAAATCTTCGGGCCGGTGGTGGTGGCTCTTCGTTTTCATGATGACGAGGATCTGCTGCGCCAGGCGAATGATTCCGAGTATGGTCTGGCGGCCGGGATCTGGACGCGGGATGTGAAAAAAGCCCACCAGGTGAGCGCGCGCCTCAGAGCCGGCACGACCTGGATCAACTGCTACAATATCTTTGATGCGGCTTTGCCCTTCGGTGGCTATAAGCAGTCCGGTTGGGGGCGTGAGATGGGCGAGGAAGCGCTCAATCTTTATCTGGAAACCAAATCGGTTTGCCTTTTGAAATAG
- the nrfH gene encoding cytochrome c nitrite reductase small subunit — translation MDQRRIRNRLLYVIMGCSTGIFLGLGVFTFHYAKGSSYFTSDPQACVNCHIMQDNYDSWQMSSHRLASDCNGCHTPHDFFGKYKTKAIHGIRHSWAFTTGHFQEPMRIKQDSLDVVEANCRACHSQIFHAADAVAQTAGEGACISCHRDVGHMR, via the coding sequence ATGGACCAACGTCGTATTCGTAATAGACTGCTTTATGTGATCATGGGCTGTTCAACCGGGATATTCCTGGGCCTTGGCGTCTTCACCTTCCACTACGCAAAAGGTTCGTCATATTTCACAAGCGACCCTCAGGCCTGCGTGAATTGCCACATCATGCAGGACAACTATGATTCCTGGCAGATGTCGAGCCACAGGCTGGCTTCGGATTGCAATGGCTGCCATACTCCGCACGATTTTTTTGGGAAGTACAAAACCAAGGCTATCCATGGCATCCGGCATTCGTGGGCGTTCACGACCGGACATTTTCAAGAACCCATGCGTATCAAGCAGGATTCTTTGGATGTCGTCGAAGCCAACTGCCGCGCCTGTCACAGTCAAATCTTTCACGCCGCCGATGCGGTGGCCCAGACAGCCGGCGAAGGCGCATGCATATCGTGTCACCGTGATGTTGGACATATGAGGTAA
- a CDS encoding glutathione S-transferase family protein encodes MKLYVDPITVNCRKVLAGFELLDIDYQPVFVDLLHAALPVLADGDLVLFEPNAILQYAAEKAQRSAFYPADRTTRAEIRRWMLWESSSWYPSCYILMVEGSVKPRLGQPADKRILAEQEKNFHRLAHTLDDCLSRHPYLCGDQMTLADLVVAAPLYLHPYQKLPIEHHLYLERWLTESMSCLPCWNPVRERASSHAMSREDITMVLFDN; translated from the coding sequence ATGAAGCTCTACGTGGATCCTATTACGGTGAATTGCCGTAAAGTGCTGGCAGGGTTCGAGCTGCTGGATATTGACTATCAGCCGGTCTTCGTTGACTTGCTTCATGCAGCTCTTCCCGTACTCGCTGATGGTGATCTGGTTCTTTTCGAACCGAACGCCATCCTTCAGTATGCTGCAGAGAAAGCGCAGCGTTCAGCGTTCTATCCTGCAGATCGCACCACCCGCGCCGAGATTCGCCGCTGGATGCTGTGGGAATCGTCGTCCTGGTACCCGAGCTGCTATATCCTGATGGTGGAAGGCTCGGTCAAACCTCGGCTCGGTCAGCCCGCGGATAAAAGAATACTTGCCGAGCAGGAGAAGAATTTTCATCGGCTCGCCCATACATTGGATGACTGTCTTAGTCGGCATCCTTATCTTTGCGGGGATCAGATGACGCTGGCTGATCTGGTGGTCGCGGCGCCTCTCTATCTGCATCCTTATCAAAAATTGCCCATAGAGCATCATCTGTATCTGGAACGCTGGCTGACGGAGAGTATGAGCTGTCTGCCCTGTTGGAATCCCGTGCGTGAGCGCGCCTCATCCCACGCGATGAGTCGCGAAGATATAACCATGGTTCTGTTTGATAATTGA
- a CDS encoding ammonia-forming cytochrome c nitrite reductase subunit c552 codes for MFEKFRQLSRTRIVMISVAVSTFLALGISALLVNIMERKNEARQTFINIAAIGDDEENPAEWGKNFPLQYEGYRKTVDQVRTRFGGSEALARTPSEADPRSVVAQSKLEEDPRLKDLWAGYAFSKDFREERGHAYMLVDQIYTERQKVVQQPGTCIHCHASTYVTMKKLGDGDLQKGFEAINSMPYQEARTHVTHPVSCIDCHEPQTLALRVTRPAFMEGIRAYRAFLGQPDYDVNKQASRQEMRTYVCAQCHVEYYFKGPEKRLTYPWAQGIKADQILAYYDEVGHKDWEHKISGAPALKAQHPEFELWSQGIHARSGVACADCHMPYTRSGAMKVSDHHVQSPLLNINRACLTCHKSTEDDMKNRVAVIQGNHFEMRNLAMDAVVALIKDIEKVKDTAAPEQLSKARDFQRKAQFLLDFAEAENSSGFHAPQEAARIMLKAVDYSRQGQNSLKDL; via the coding sequence ATGTTTGAGAAGTTTCGTCAGCTGAGTCGCACCCGGATCGTCATGATCAGCGTGGCCGTCTCCACCTTTCTGGCCCTGGGGATTTCCGCTCTTTTGGTCAACATCATGGAACGGAAGAATGAAGCCCGGCAGACCTTCATCAATATCGCCGCAATCGGTGATGATGAAGAAAATCCAGCGGAATGGGGCAAGAATTTTCCCCTGCAGTACGAAGGCTATAGGAAGACCGTGGATCAGGTCAGAACCCGTTTCGGCGGCAGCGAAGCGCTCGCCCGCACGCCAAGCGAGGCCGATCCGCGTTCGGTGGTCGCGCAATCGAAATTGGAAGAGGATCCAAGGCTGAAGGATCTCTGGGCCGGTTATGCGTTCTCCAAGGATTTCCGCGAGGAGCGTGGCCACGCTTATATGCTGGTCGATCAGATCTATACGGAAAGGCAGAAGGTCGTGCAGCAGCCGGGCACCTGCATTCACTGTCATGCCTCGACCTATGTGACGATGAAAAAACTGGGGGATGGGGATCTGCAGAAAGGCTTTGAAGCGATCAACAGCATGCCTTATCAGGAAGCCCGCACGCACGTCACGCACCCGGTGAGCTGCATCGACTGCCACGAGCCTCAAACACTGGCCCTGCGTGTCACGCGTCCGGCCTTCATGGAAGGCATTCGCGCCTATAGAGCCTTCCTCGGTCAGCCTGATTATGATGTGAACAAGCAGGCTTCGCGTCAGGAGATGCGCACCTACGTCTGCGCGCAATGCCACGTCGAATACTATTTCAAAGGACCTGAAAAACGCCTGACCTATCCCTGGGCGCAGGGCATCAAAGCGGATCAGATCCTCGCCTACTACGACGAGGTCGGACACAAGGATTGGGAGCATAAGATTTCCGGCGCTCCGGCTTTGAAAGCGCAGCATCCTGAATTCGAACTGTGGAGTCAGGGCATCCACGCACGATCAGGCGTGGCCTGTGCCGACTGCCACATGCCCTATACCCGCAGCGGGGCGATGAAGGTTTCCGATCACCACGTTCAAAGTCCGCTTTTGAATATCAATCGCGCGTGTCTCACCTGTCACAAGAGTACGGAAGACGACATGAAAAATCGCGTGGCCGTGATCCAGGGCAATCACTTTGAAATGCGGAATCTGGCAATGGATGCGGTCGTGGCCTTGATCAAGGACATCGAAAAAGTGAAGGATACCGCCGCACCCGAGCAGCTCAGCAAGGCCCGTGATTTCCAACGCAAGGCGCAGTTCCTCTTGGACTTCGCGGAAGCGGAGAATTCCTCGGGCTTTCACGCGCCGCAGGAAGCCGCGCGCATCATGCTGAAAGCCGTCGATTACAGTCGGCAGGGACAGAATAGTCTGAAGGATCTCTAG
- the trxA gene encoding thioredoxin — MSTFARDITDSEFEDQVLNASGLVLVDFWAPWCGPCRSIAPFIERVAQEFQGEVAVVKLNVDANPRYSSQLGIRSIPTLILFRAGTIVKEIHGAPDPKQLVDLLENALQES; from the coding sequence ATGTCCACGTTTGCACGCGATATTACCGACAGTGAATTTGAAGATCAGGTCCTGAACGCATCCGGTCTTGTGCTCGTTGATTTTTGGGCGCCGTGGTGCGGTCCCTGCCGGTCGATCGCGCCCTTTATTGAGCGCGTGGCCCAGGAATTTCAGGGTGAGGTCGCGGTGGTGAAGCTGAATGTGGATGCCAACCCTCGGTATTCGAGTCAGCTCGGCATTCGTTCGATTCCGACTTTGATCCTGTTCCGGGCGGGGACCATCGTGAAGGAAATTCACGGCGCCCCCGATCCGAAGCAGCTGGTGGACCTTTTGGAAAATGCGCTGCAGGAATCCTAG